One stretch of Streptomyces peucetius DNA includes these proteins:
- a CDS encoding NAD(P)H-quinone dehydrogenase produces the protein MTRIVIIGGGPGGYEAALVAAQLGAEVTVVDCDGLGGASVLTDCVPSKTLIATAEVMTTFDSSYQELGIIVADDTPHIEQAARVVGVDLGKVNRRVKRLALAQSHDITASVTRAGARVVRGRGRLDGQQATDGSRKVIVRAADGTEETIVADAVLIATGGHPREIPDAKPDGERILNWTQVYDLDELPEELIVVGSGVTGAEFAGAYQALGSRVTLVSSRDRVLPGEDPDAAAVLEEVFRRRGMNVMARSRAESAKRVGDRVEVTLSDGRVISGTHCLMAVGAVPNTAGMGLEEAGVRLKDSGHIRTDRVSRTSAPGVYAAGDVTGIFALASVAAMQGRIAMYHFLGDAVAPLNLKTVSANVFTDPEIATVGYSQADVDAGKIDARVVKLPLLRNPRAKMQGIRDGFVKIFCRPGTGIVVGGVVVSPRASELIHPISIAVDNNLTVEQIANAFTVYPSLSGSIAEVARQLHTRKAAGEA, from the coding sequence GTGACCCGGATCGTGATCATCGGCGGCGGACCCGGAGGGTATGAGGCGGCCCTGGTGGCCGCTCAGCTCGGTGCGGAGGTGACCGTCGTCGACTGCGACGGGCTGGGCGGGGCGTCGGTGCTGACCGACTGCGTACCGTCGAAGACCCTCATCGCAACCGCTGAAGTCATGACGACCTTCGACTCCTCCTACCAGGAGCTCGGCATCATCGTGGCCGACGACACCCCGCACATCGAGCAGGCGGCCCGGGTCGTCGGCGTCGACCTGGGCAAGGTCAACCGGCGTGTGAAGCGCCTCGCGCTCGCCCAGTCCCACGACATCACCGCCTCCGTCACCCGGGCCGGCGCGCGTGTCGTGCGGGGCCGCGGCCGGCTGGACGGTCAGCAGGCGACGGACGGCTCCCGCAAGGTGATCGTGCGCGCGGCCGACGGCACGGAGGAGACGATCGTCGCGGACGCCGTGCTGATCGCGACCGGCGGTCACCCGCGGGAGATCCCCGACGCCAAGCCCGACGGCGAGCGCATCCTCAACTGGACGCAGGTGTACGACCTGGACGAGCTCCCCGAGGAGCTCATCGTGGTCGGCTCCGGTGTCACCGGCGCCGAGTTCGCGGGTGCGTACCAGGCGCTCGGCTCGCGGGTCACCCTCGTCTCCTCCCGTGACCGCGTGCTGCCCGGCGAGGACCCGGACGCGGCCGCGGTCCTCGAGGAGGTCTTCCGCCGCCGGGGCATGAACGTCATGGCCCGCTCCCGCGCCGAGTCCGCGAAGCGCGTCGGCGACCGGGTGGAGGTCACGCTCTCCGACGGCCGCGTCATCTCCGGCACGCACTGCCTGATGGCCGTCGGCGCCGTCCCGAACACCGCGGGGATGGGCCTGGAGGAGGCGGGCGTCAGGCTCAAGGACTCGGGCCACATCCGGACCGACCGGGTGTCCCGTACGTCGGCGCCCGGCGTGTACGCGGCCGGTGACGTCACCGGCATCTTCGCCCTCGCGTCGGTCGCGGCGATGCAGGGCCGTATCGCGATGTACCACTTCCTCGGCGACGCGGTGGCCCCGCTGAACCTGAAGACCGTGTCGGCCAACGTCTTCACCGACCCCGAGATCGCGACGGTCGGCTACAGCCAGGCCGACGTCGACGCCGGGAAGATCGACGCCCGCGTCGTCAAGCTGCCGCTGCTGCGCAACCCGCGCGCCAAGATGCAGGGCATCAGGGACGGCTTCGTCAAGATCTTCTGCCGGCCGGGCACGGGCATCGTGGTCGGCGGCGTGGTCGTGTCGCCACGTGCTTCGGAACTGATCCACCCCATCTCGATCGCGGTCGACAACAACCTGACGGTCGAACAGATCGCAAACGCCTTCACGGTCTACCCGTCTCTGTCGGGCTCGATCGCCGAGGTGGCACGCCAGTTGCACACCCGGAAGGCGGCGGGCGAAGCGTAA
- a CDS encoding gamma-glutamylcyclotransferase: MSLYAAYAGNLDARLMSRRAPHSPLRGTGWLNGWRLTFGGEQMGWEGALATIVEAPRSQVFVALYDIAPMDEDSMDRWEGVGLDIYRRMRVRVATLDGEEAAWVYVLNAYEGGFPSARYLGEIADAAESAGAPHDYVMELRKRPC, from the coding sequence ATGTCGCTCTACGCCGCGTACGCCGGCAACCTCGACGCGCGGCTGATGTCCCGCCGCGCACCGCACTCACCGCTGCGCGGCACCGGCTGGCTCAACGGCTGGCGGCTGACCTTCGGCGGCGAGCAGATGGGCTGGGAAGGAGCGCTGGCCACGATCGTGGAGGCGCCGCGCTCGCAGGTCTTCGTCGCGCTGTACGACATCGCGCCGATGGACGAGGACTCGATGGACCGCTGGGAGGGCGTCGGTCTCGACATATACCGGCGGATGCGGGTCCGGGTCGCCACGCTGGACGGCGAGGAGGCGGCCTGGGTGTACGTACTGAACGCCTACGAGGGCGGTTTCCCGTCCGCCCGCTACCTCGGCGAGATCGCGGACGCCGCGGAGTCGGCGGGCGCGCCGCACGACTATGTGATGGAGCTCCGCAAGCGCCCCTGCTGA